From the genome of Streptacidiphilus sp. PB12-B1b:
CGACGGCGAGGTGCGGTACGAGGGCACCGATCCGGCCGGGGCCTTCCTCAACCCGCCGGAGGCCGTCTTCGAGCTGGAGCTGCTCAGCACCGAGCCGGTCCGGCTGACCCTGCGGCACGACCTGCCGCCGGACTCCGGCTTCGCCGGTTTCGGCCTGGTCTCCTTCGCACTCGGCCACGCCGAACCGGCCGCCACCGCCGACCGGCTCCTGGACGAGGCGGTGGCGCTGGCGGCCGCCACCGACGTCGCGGTGGTCGTGGTGGGCACCACCGAGGAGGTGGAGAGCGAGGGCGTGGACCGCGCCGGGCTCGCCCTGCCCGGGCGACAGGACGAGCTGGTGCGCCGGGTGGCCGCGGTCAACCCGCGTACGGTCGTGGTCGTCAACGCGGGCGCGCCGGTGCTGATGCCCTGGCGCGAGGACGTCTCGGCGGTGCTGCTCACCTGGTTCCCCGGCCAGGAGGCGGGCGCGGCGCTGGGCGAGGTGCTGACCGGCGTGCGCGAGCCCGGCGGGCGGCTGCCCACCACCTGGCCCGCCGAGGAGGGCGACTGCCCGGTCTGGGAGGTGCAGCCGGTCGACGGCCGACTCGCCTACGACGAGGGCCTGTTCACCGGCTACCCGGCCTGGCAGCGGCGGGCCGGAGCGGCCCCCGCCTACTGGTTCGGCCACGGCCTCGGCTACACCGCCTGGGAGTACGAGGGGCTGGACGTCCGGCTGTGCGAGGCGGACGCCGCGGCGGGCCCGTACGCGGCCCGCGCCGAGGCGGTGGTGCGGGTGCGCAACACCGGCGCGCGCGCCGGGCGCGAGACGGTGCAGGTCTACCTGGCGCCGGACGGCTCGGACCGGTCCCGCCCGGACCGGCGGCTGGCCGGGTTCGCCGTGGTGGAGGCCGGCCCCGGCGAGACCGCCGAAGCCCGGGTGGAGCTGCCGCTGCGCGCCTTCCAGACCTGGGGCGAACAGGGCTGGGAGCTGCGCCCGGGCGGCTACACGGTGGAGGCGGCCCGCAGCGCCGCCGACCTCCGGCTGGCCGCCGCGCTCACGCTGCCCCCGCAGGACTGACCCGGCGGCCGGGCGCGGGCCCTGGATGCAGCGGATCGGCTCAGCGGCCCTGGGTCAGCACCAGGGCGATCAGATCCCGCTGGCCGTCGGTGAGTTGGGGCTCGGTGCAGTGGACGGTGCCGCGGCCGTCGACGGTGATGGCGTAGTGGAAGCCGCCGGGCACGCCGAAGGTGACGGTGCGGGTGCCGGAGCTCAGCACCTCCCGGGCCAGGGCGTGTATGTGCGGGGCGTCGGGACGCCCTTCGGTGTCGAGCGCCGCTCGGTGCTCGCCCCCGGCGGCCCCGCCGTCGCGGGTGACCTGGATACGCATAGTGTCCAGTGTGCTCCGTTGGGTGTCCGCAGCGAAAGTCATTAACCCCTGCGCCCGGCCCGGCGAGGCGTTAAATTTCTTCCGGCATTTCCGTCATTGTGCGCGAAAGTTGCAGACGTCACATGTCACCCTCGTCTCAACAGGCGGAACATCCGCGGGTTCGGCTGTGGCGGCCCGGCGGGCTGGGCTACTGTGAATGCATCATGCGCGCGGGGCTGCTTCTTCTTAGCTGCCGCGGCGAGGGCCTGTAGTTCACACAAGGCCGACTCCCTCGCCGCGGGGGACTCGTGCTGTGCGCATCTCGCGCCGCAGTCCGTCGGTCGTCGGTTCCGAGAGCCCACACCGATCAGGGAGCATGAGACCCATGTCCGACACGCAGCAGCAGTTCGTCGCGCGGCCCTATGTCGAGCGGCCCACGCCCGTCACCGCGGCCGGCGTCCGCCAGCAGCCCTCGAAGATGCCGTACCAGCGGTACGTACCCTTCGGCACGGTGGACCTGCCGGACCGCACCTGGCCCGGCAAGGTGATCACCGCGGCGCCGCGCTGGCTCTCCACGGACCTGCGGGACGGCAACCAGGCACTGATCGACCCGATGTCGCCGGCCCGCAAGCGGGCCATGTTCGACCTGCTGGTGCGGATGGGCTACAAGGAGATCGAGGTCGGCTTCCCCTCCTCCGGCGCCACCGACTTCGACTTCGTGCGCTCCATCATCGAAGAGGACGCCATCCCGGAGGACGTGACCATCTCCGTCCTGACGCAGGCCCGCGAGGAGCTGATCGAGCGGACGGTGGAGTCCCTGATCGGCGCCCCCCGCGCGACCGTGCACCTGTACAACGCCACCTCGCCGCTGTTCCGCCGGGTGGTCTTCAAGGGCTCCCGGGACGACGTCCGGCAGATCGCGGTGGACGGCACCCGGCTGGTGATGGAGTACGCGGAGAAGCTGCTGGGCGACGCCACGGTGTTCGGCTACCAGTACTCGCCGGAGATCTTCATCGACACCGAGCTGGACTTCGCGCTGGAGGTCTGCGAGGCGGTCATGGACGTCTGGCAGCCGGGCGAGGGCCGGGAGATCATCCTGAACCTGCCGACCACGGTCGAGCGCTCCACCCCCAACGTCTACGCCGACAAGATGGAGTGGATGTCGCGGAACCTGTCCCGGCGCGAGTTCATCGCCCTGTCCGCGCACCCGCACAACGACCGCGGCACCGGCGTGGCCTCCGCCGAGCTGGCGCTGATGGCGGGCGCGGACCGGGTCGAGGGCTGCCTGTTCGGCCAGGGCGAGCGCACCGGCAACCTGGACCTGGTCAACGTCGGCATGAACCTGTTCTCGCAGGGCGTCGACCCGATGATCGACTTCTCGGACATCGACGGCATCCGCCGCACCTACGAGTACTGCAACCAGATGGTCGTCCCCGAGCGCCACCCCTACGCCGGCGACCTGGTCTACACCTCCTTCTCCGGCTCGCACCAGGACGCCATCAAGAAGGGCTTCGACGCGCTGGAGGCCGACGCCGCGGCGGCCGGCCACCCGGTCGGCGAGCACACCTGGGGCGTGCCGTACCTGCCGATCGACCCCAAGGACGTCGGCCGTTCGTACGAGGCCGTGATCCGGGTCAACAGCCAGTCCGGCAAGGGCGGCATCGCCTACGTCCTGAAGAACGACCACAAGCTGGACCTGCCGCGCCGGATGCAGATCGAGTTCTCGAAGATCATCCAGACCCGGACCGACACCGACGGCGGCGAGGTCACCCCGGCGCAGATCTGGGCCGCCTTCGAGGCCGAGTACCTGCCCACCCCCGAGGACCCCTGGGGCCGCATCCAGCTGGGCGGCTACCGGCTGAGCACCACCGCCGAGGGCAAGGACGCCATCGAGGTCGAGGCCGTGGTCGACGGCGCGCCGATCGCCCTGTCCGGCGTCGGCGACGGCCCGATCGACGCCTTCTTCTCCGCGCTGTCCGGCATCGGCGTGGACGCCAGGCTGCTGGACTACGTCGAGCACACCATGAGCCAGGGCTCCGGCGCCCAGGCTGCCTCCTACTGGGAGTGCGCCGTCGACGGCCGGGTGCTGTGGGGCGTCGGCATCGACACCAGCATCGTCCGGGCCTCGATCAAGGCCGTCGTCAGCGCCGTCAACCGCGCGCAGCGCAACTGACACCCGCAGTTCCCCGCACCGGCCCCCGCTGTTCAGCGTGGGGCTGGTGTGTTCTCTGCCACAATTTTCCGTTCCACCGGCCGCTCTGGGTACTGACAGGGCGTCAAGGTCGTGACAGCATCATGGCAACCGGCAGCGGAGTCGGTGTGGCAGGCAGGGGAGTCGCGCCATGACGCAGCTCGTGGGTGTCAGCGCCCGATGGCGCACCGACGTGCTCGGAGAGTTCTTCTGCCCGGGCTGCGGCGGCGACCGCAACTACCGGCGCCAGCACGGCCGCCGCTGGCTGCGGCTGCTGGCGCTGCCGGTGCTGCCGCTGGGCGGCGCCGGATCCACCCTCCAGTGCACCGCCTGCTCCGCCCGGTACGGGCTGGACGCCCTGGAGCGCCCCACCTCGGGCAATCTGCTGGCGATGCTGCGGACCGCCCAGTACACCATCGCCCTGGCCGTCCTCGCCGCCGGCGGCACCGGCGTCCGGGCCGCCCGCGAGGCCGCCGTCGGGGTGATCCACCAGGCCGGCTACGCCGACCTGGACGAGCCCCAGGTGCTGGCCGCGCTGGCAGCGCTGCGCGAGGGCGACGAGGAGCTGTCCGGGCTGTACGGCTGCGGCAGCGGCCTGGCCGTCGAGCTGCACACCGCGCTGGAGCCGCTGGTCCCGCACCTGGCCGGGCCCGGCCTGGAGCACCTGCTGCTGCAGGGCGCCTGGATCGCCCTCGCCGACGGCCCCTACCGCCCGGCCGAGCGCGAGGCGCTGCGCGCCACCGGCAGCTGCCTCGGCCTCAGCGCCGAGCGGATCGAGGCGACGCTGGCCGCCGCCACCCGCCAGCCGCACTCCTGACCCGGGGCGGCCGGTTCCGCCGCCGCCGTGCGCGACAATGGCGGCATGGCCCTGTTCCGCGACGACGGTGTGGTGCTGCGCACCCAGAAGCTGGGTGAGGCGGACCGCATCATCACCCTGCTCACCCGCCAGCACGGCCGGGTGCGCGCGGTCGCCCGCGGCGTACGCCGCACCAAGTCCAAGTTCGGCGCCCGGCTGGAGCCGTTCTCCCACGTCGACGTGCAGTTCTTCTCCCGCGGCGAGGAGCTGGTCAGCCGCCATCTGGCGCTCTGTACCCAGGTGGAGACCATCTCCGCGTACGGCGGCCGGATAGCGTCCGACTACCCCGCCTACACCGCCGCCACGGCGATGCTGGAGACCGCCGAGCGCTTCACCGAGAACGAGGGCGAGCCCGCCGTCCAGCAGTACCTGCTGCTGGTCGGCGCGCTGCGGACGCTGGCCGGCGGCGAGCACGCCCCGCCGCTGGTGCTGGACGCCTTCCTGCTGCGCTCGCTCTCGGTGAACGGCTACGCGCCCAGCTTCGACGACTGCGCCACATGCGGGCTGCCCGGCCCGAACCGTTTCTTCTCGGTGCAGACCGGCGGGGTACTCTGCCACGACTGCCGGGTTCCCGGCAGTGTCGTACCCTCCCCTGAGACGATGGAACTGCTGGGGGCCCTGCTCTCCGGCGACTGGGAGACGGCGGACGCCGGCGAGCCGCGCCACTGCCGCGAGGGCAGCGGACTGGTCGCGGCCTACGTGCAGTGGCACCTGGAGCGGGGCCTGCGCTCGCTGAAGTACGTCGACCGCTGACGTCCGCGGCTGATCGCCGGCCGATCGCCCGCCGAGGACGCTGGACACTGGACCGAGTGGAGAACCGAAGGCTCATGGCAACTGCACGACGTGGACTGTTCGGGGGCGACAAGCAGCGCGCGTACCTGCCTCCGCCCCCCCACCCCAGCGGCGCCCGCCCGCCGAAGATCCCGGGCGAGCTGGTCCCCGAGCACGTCGCCATCGTCATGGACGGCAACGGCCGCTGGGCCAAGGAGCGCGGCCTGCCGCGCACGGAGGGCCACAAGGTCGGCGAGTCGGTCGTCCTGGACGTCCTCAAGGGCTGCCTCGAGCTGGGCGTGAAGAACCTCTCGCTGTACGCCTTCTCCACCGAGAACTGGAAGCGCTCGCCGGAGGAGGTGCGCTTCCTGATGAACTTCAACCGGGACGTGATCCACCGCCGCCGGGACGAGATGCACGAGATGGGCATCCGGGTCCGCTGGGCCGGGCGCATGCCCAAGCTGTGGAAGAGCGTCGTCCAGGAGCTGCAGGTCGCGGAGGAGCTGACCCGCGACAACGACGCCATGACGCTGTACATGTGCGTCAACTACGGCGGCCGGGCCGAGATCGCCGACGCCGCCGCGGCCCTGGCCGCCGACGTCGCGGCCGGGAGGCTCGACCCGAAGAAGGTCAACGAGAAGACCCTCGCCAAGTACATGTACCACCGCGACATGCCCGACGTGGACCTGTTCATCCGGCCCAGCGGCGAGCAGCGCACCTCCAACTTCCTGGTGTGGCAGTCGGCCTACGCGGAACTGGTCTTCCAGGACGTGCTCTGGCCCGACTTCGACCGCCGCGACCTGTGGCGGGCCTGCGAGGAGTACGCCTCCCGCGACCGCCGCTACGGCGGGGCGCTGCCCAACGAGACCGCGCTCCCCGAGCAGGCCGTCCGCTAGCCTGCGGCGGCTCCAGGGGCGGGGGAGCCGCGCGACCGGCCACCGCGACGGTGCCCGGTCCGCCGCGGCCCCCGCGCCCCTGCGCCTGCCCCTGGTCGGCTGTCCCTGCGCGGCTGCCGCTACTCGGCTGCCGCGCCCGCGCACTCCGCGCAGGTGCCGAAGATCTCCAGGGTGTGCGCGATGTCCACGAAGCCGTGCTCGCCGGCGACGCCCTCGGCCCAGCGCTCCACCGCCGGACCCTCGACCTCGACCGTGCGCCCGCACCGGCGGCACACCAGGTGGTGGTGGTGGCCGCTGCTGCAACGGCGGTAGACGGCCTCGCCCTCGTCGGTGCGCAGGACGTCGATCTCCCCGGCGTCGGCGAGCGACTGCAGGGTGCGGTACACGGTGGTCAGCCCGACCGAGTCGCCCCGGTGCTTGAGCAGGTCGTGCAGTTCCTGGGCGCTGCGGAAGTCGTCGACCTCCGCGAGCAGCGAGGCGACAGCGGTGCGCTGCCGGGTCGACCGCGCGGGGGACGACTGGTTCGCGGGCGGCGTCACCGGGTCTCCTCTAGGTCTGGGGTGCGTGGGCCTGTGCTTGCTGTCTCCGCCGCCATTGTGCCAGTCCGAGGCGTCACTGTGGCCGACCGCCGATCGCAGTATGCTTGTGACAACCATTTTCATGGCAAATGGAAATCGTTGTCAACTTTCGGGCGATCCGTCCGACCCCCGCCCCGGACGTCCGCCCCCGGTCCGAAACGGTGTGAAACCTCGGCGGCGTGGGCCGGTAACCTGAGGTATTCGGTCGCGCTGTCGGCTCCGTGCCGACGCGTTTCCCGCGTGCAATGAAATCCATCACTGACCGCATTCGTCGTACTGAAGAGAGCACTGTGGCCGCCGACAAGATCGACACCATCGTCAGCCTGAGCAAGCGCCGTGGCTTCGTCTACCCGTGCAGTGAGATCTACGGCGGCCAGAAGGCCGCCTGGGACTACGGACCGCTGGGTGTCGAGCTGAAGGAGAACGTCAAGCGGCAGTGGTGGCGCAACATGGTCATCGGCCGTGAGGACGTCGTCGGGCTCGACTCCTCGGTGATCCTCGCCCGCGAGGTCTGGGAGGCCAGCGGCCACGTCGCCACCTTCAGCGACCCGCTCACCGAGTGCACCTCCTGCCACAAGCGCTACCGGGCCGACCACCTGGAGGAGGCGTACGAGGCCAAGCACGGCCACGTGCCCGCCAACGGCCTGGCCGACATCAACTGCCCCAACTGCGGCAACAA
Proteins encoded in this window:
- a CDS encoding protealysin inhibitor emfourin; translated protein: MRIQVTRDGGAAGGEHRAALDTEGRPDAPHIHALAREVLSSGTRTVTFGVPGGFHYAITVDGRGTVHCTEPQLTDGQRDLIALVLTQGR
- the leuA gene encoding 2-isopropylmalate synthase, translating into MSDTQQQFVARPYVERPTPVTAAGVRQQPSKMPYQRYVPFGTVDLPDRTWPGKVITAAPRWLSTDLRDGNQALIDPMSPARKRAMFDLLVRMGYKEIEVGFPSSGATDFDFVRSIIEEDAIPEDVTISVLTQAREELIERTVESLIGAPRATVHLYNATSPLFRRVVFKGSRDDVRQIAVDGTRLVMEYAEKLLGDATVFGYQYSPEIFIDTELDFALEVCEAVMDVWQPGEGREIILNLPTTVERSTPNVYADKMEWMSRNLSRREFIALSAHPHNDRGTGVASAELALMAGADRVEGCLFGQGERTGNLDLVNVGMNLFSQGVDPMIDFSDIDGIRRTYEYCNQMVVPERHPYAGDLVYTSFSGSHQDAIKKGFDALEADAAAAGHPVGEHTWGVPYLPIDPKDVGRSYEAVIRVNSQSGKGGIAYVLKNDHKLDLPRRMQIEFSKIIQTRTDTDGGEVTPAQIWAAFEAEYLPTPEDPWGRIQLGGYRLSTTAEGKDAIEVEAVVDGAPIALSGVGDGPIDAFFSALSGIGVDARLLDYVEHTMSQGSGAQAASYWECAVDGRVLWGVGIDTSIVRASIKAVVSAVNRAQRN
- a CDS encoding TerB family tellurite resistance protein; this translates as MTQLVGVSARWRTDVLGEFFCPGCGGDRNYRRQHGRRWLRLLALPVLPLGGAGSTLQCTACSARYGLDALERPTSGNLLAMLRTAQYTIALAVLAAGGTGVRAAREAAVGVIHQAGYADLDEPQVLAALAALREGDEELSGLYGCGSGLAVELHTALEPLVPHLAGPGLEHLLLQGAWIALADGPYRPAEREALRATGSCLGLSAERIEATLAAATRQPHS
- the recO gene encoding DNA repair protein RecO, with the translated sequence MALFRDDGVVLRTQKLGEADRIITLLTRQHGRVRAVARGVRRTKSKFGARLEPFSHVDVQFFSRGEELVSRHLALCTQVETISAYGGRIASDYPAYTAATAMLETAERFTENEGEPAVQQYLLLVGALRTLAGGEHAPPLVLDAFLLRSLSVNGYAPSFDDCATCGLPGPNRFFSVQTGGVLCHDCRVPGSVVPSPETMELLGALLSGDWETADAGEPRHCREGSGLVAAYVQWHLERGLRSLKYVDR
- a CDS encoding isoprenyl transferase, with protein sequence MATARRGLFGGDKQRAYLPPPPHPSGARPPKIPGELVPEHVAIVMDGNGRWAKERGLPRTEGHKVGESVVLDVLKGCLELGVKNLSLYAFSTENWKRSPEEVRFLMNFNRDVIHRRRDEMHEMGIRVRWAGRMPKLWKSVVQELQVAEELTRDNDAMTLYMCVNYGGRAEIADAAAALAADVAAGRLDPKKVNEKTLAKYMYHRDMPDVDLFIRPSGEQRTSNFLVWQSAYAELVFQDVLWPDFDRRDLWRACEEYASRDRRYGGALPNETALPEQAVR
- a CDS encoding Fur family transcriptional regulator, which gives rise to MTPPANQSSPARSTRQRTAVASLLAEVDDFRSAQELHDLLKHRGDSVGLTTVYRTLQSLADAGEIDVLRTDEGEAVYRRCSSGHHHHLVCRRCGRTVEVEGPAVERWAEGVAGEHGFVDIAHTLEIFGTCAECAGAAAE